One window of the Synergistaceae bacterium genome contains the following:
- a CDS encoding response regulator: MKRILIVDDNITSLRQAAAQLAADYEVLLAKSGALALQICIQEKPDLILLDVEMPDMDGFETLARLRQNPWLEHIPVIFLTSRDDVETEVRGLSLGARDFISKPVEKSILLHRLGLHLRFSAWQTRLENSVMEMSDGIASSFADLIECRDESTGGHVMRTSRYVEILGREVMKCRHFSDEISAEELKSVIRAAPLHDIGKIAISDRILLKPARLNEVEFTAMKRHTIIGAEILKHMYERTPAQRYLQYATMIAASHHERYDGKGYPQGLEGNDIPLIGRIMAVADVYDALVDDRVYRSAMSPSEARSILLEGRGTQFDPILIDIFDACSKEFEKMVTDRGIFS, encoded by the coding sequence GTGAAACGCATCCTCATCGTGGACGACAACATAACGAGTCTGCGGCAGGCTGCCGCTCAGCTTGCCGCGGATTATGAGGTTCTGCTGGCAAAGTCCGGCGCTCTCGCCCTGCAGATCTGCATCCAGGAGAAACCGGATTTGATCCTGCTGGACGTCGAAATGCCGGACATGGACGGATTCGAAACCCTTGCCCGTCTGAGGCAAAATCCCTGGCTGGAGCATATTCCCGTCATCTTCCTCACCTCCCGGGACGACGTCGAAACCGAGGTGCGAGGGCTCTCTCTGGGGGCGAGGGACTTCATTTCAAAGCCCGTGGAAAAAAGCATATTGCTCCACCGCCTCGGACTTCATCTGCGTTTTTCTGCCTGGCAGACCCGTCTGGAAAACTCCGTTATGGAAATGTCGGACGGCATCGCTTCTTCCTTCGCCGACCTGATTGAGTGCCGTGACGAAAGCACGGGAGGCCATGTCATGCGCACCAGCAGATACGTGGAAATCCTGGGGCGGGAAGTGATGAAATGCCGTCACTTTTCGGATGAAATTTCCGCGGAGGAACTGAAGTCCGTTATTCGAGCCGCGCCCCTGCATGACATCGGCAAAATCGCAATCAGCGACCGCATTCTGCTCAAACCGGCACGGCTGAACGAGGTGGAATTCACCGCCATGAAGCGTCACACCATCATCGGGGCCGAAATTCTGAAGCACATGTACGAGCGGACCCCCGCTCAGCGATATTTGCAGTACGCAACCATGATCGCGGCCTCCCACCATGAGCGGTACGACGGAAAAGGCTATCCCCAGGGTCTCGAGGGGAACGATATTCCCCTGATCGGTCGTATTATGGCGGTGGCGGACGTTTATGACGCTCTGGTGGACGACCGCGTCTACCGCAGCGCCATGAGCCCCAGCGAGGCCCGAAGCATTCTTCTGGAGGGCAGGGGCAC